From Trichoplusia ni isolate ovarian cell line Hi5 chromosome 8, tn1, whole genome shotgun sequence, one genomic window encodes:
- the LOC113496837 gene encoding uncharacterized protein LOC113496837 → MEVETEAWRVNLNPRTWLTGRHAKGDGVPVEKRPEQIPTKKKVSIIPPAVQEPELREGAVPKDGKSKREQKITMCFLKKKKFPCPLKPEPEPSFNSLCNSCNNNCCRVCAIICKYVQDMVSCVYCIVNCTCPHTNFCLLLRQLVSATCAVCADCVYIIRHILKCLVGVKE, encoded by the exons ATGGAAGTGGAGACAGAGGCGTGGCGAGTGAATTTG AACCCGAGGACATGGCTGACGGGAAGACATGCGAAAGGAGATGGAGTGCCTGTTGAGAAG AGACCTGAACagatacctacaaaaaaaaaagtctcaATCATACCACCTGCTGTGCAAGAGCCAGAGCTCAGAGAAGGCGCAGTACCGAAGGATGGCAAATCGAAGCGCGAACAGAAGATAACCATGTGCTTTCTCAAGAAGAAGAAGTTCCCTTGTCCGCTGAAGCCGGAGCCCGAGCCGTCCTTCAACTCGCTCTGCAACTCCTGCAACAACAACTGTTGCCGCGTCTGCGCCATCATCTGCAAGTATGTGCAGGATATGGTGAG TTGTGTGTACTGCATCGTGAACTGCACCTGCCCGCACACCAACTTCTGCCTGCTGCTGCGCCAGCTGGTGTCCGCGACGTGCGCGGTCTGCGCCGACTGCGTCTACATCATCCGTCACATCCTCAAGTGTCTCGTTGGTGTTAAAGAATAA